DNA sequence from the Chryseobacterium turcicum genome:
AATCAACATAAGGTTAAATTTTTAATAAATTTAGCAAATATATTTAACCCAGCAAAGGGGTTGAGGTAAATTTTAATGATTATTGTTAATTGCAAAAACTATACCTAAGTGTATAGGTATTAATGAAACATGAATTTAATATGAACTAAATGTTAACAAACCTACACTGAGGCGTACTTTGCCTAAATGATTCTCAATGAATCATTTAACAAAATTCGCTTTAAAATTAGAATTATTAAATAATAAAAATTTTAATAGCATCTGAAAAATTTAACCTTCAGTAATTTTAAACATCAAAAAGAAAAATAAACACCATGAATTTCTTCAAAACAGCGTCTCTTTTGGTTATTATAGCTTCTTCAATATCCGTTTCGGCACAACAAAACGAGCCCGTAATTTTAGAAGTCAAAAAGGGAAATGATAAAAAAAATGTTTCTAATGAAAAAGCTAAGTACTTTGTACAGTTTGGAATCATGTCACGAAATCACGACAGTTTTAAACAAAAATACGGAGTACATATAGTTTACGAAAACTGCGTCATCACTTCATTCATGTCTGAAAAAGCAAAAAAGAACAATCAGGAAGTTGCCCAATATCTAACGAAGAAATATGGGGAAAGCTGGAAAAAAGATTTAGAAATAATTCCTTACGGATTATAAGCTTTGCTTTTCTTCAACCTCAACTTCGTGTCTCAGCTGTGCTTTGTATAAAGTGGCGTAATATCCGTTTTTATTTAAAAGCTCAAGATGCTTACCTTCTTCAACGATTTTACCATGCTCCATGACGATAATTTTGTCAGCCTTTTCAATGGTTGAAAGTCTGTGTGCAATGATAATTGATGTTCTATTTTTGGTAATTTTCTCAGTCGCTCTCTGAATTAGCTTTTCACTTTCATGGTCAATTGACGAAGTGGCCTCATCTAAAATCAAAATTTTAGGATTTGATAAATAGGCTCTTAAGAAAGAGAGCAACTGTCTCTGTCCCAAAGAAATAGACGAACCTCTTTCGCTCACCACAAATTCGTAGCCACCGGGAAGGCTTTCAATGAAATCATCTACTTCAATTTCTCTTGCACCCGCTTTTATTTTTTCTAAAGTCACCTCATCATCACCAAACGCAAGATTCTCATAAATACTTCCGTGGAACAAGAAAACATCCTGCAAAACGACTCCGATATGACTTCTCAGGTTATAGAGTTCATAATCTTTAAGCTCAACATCGTCAATATAAATTTCACCTGAGTTGATATCATACAATCTTGTAATTAAACTGATAATCGTAGATTTCCCAGCTCCCGTTGCACCAACAATCGCTACCGTTTCCCCAGGATTTACTTTAAAATCGATTCCTTTTAAAACTTCCTGCTTTTCATCGTATGCAAAACGAACATCTTTGAATTCTATTTTCCCGTCGAAGTGGTCTTTTTTTACGGTTCCGGTATTTGGCATCTCATAATCTTCATCCATCACACCTAAAACTCTTTCTGCACCAACAATTCCACGCTGGATATTGTTGAAACGGTCTGCAATCTGTCGCAAAGGGCGAATCAACATCGAAATAAACTGAATAAACGCAATCACAACACCGGCACTGATGGTAATATAACCGCCATAGAAAAGCACAAAACCAATGAAAAGAGAAGAAATTAATTCAACAACAGGAAAAAACAAAGAGAAAATAAAAACCGTTCTCAGTAAAGCGCTTTTTAACGTGATATTAATCTCATCAAACTTTTTAAATTCAGCCTTCTGTCTATTGAAAACCTGAATAATAGGCATTCCAGCTAATCTTTCCTGCACAAATGAGTTTTGATTGGAAGTCCAGGTTCTTTCATCACCAAATGCTTTCTTTAATTTCTTTTGAAAAAAACGAGTAATAACAACCATTAAAGGTAAAATGGCAAGAGAAATGTAGCTCAAATGCACATCAACCTGAAACATCATAAATAAAACGAAGATGATTCTCAAAACATCTCCGAAAACCATCAAAAAGCCGTCTGTATAAACCGTTGCAATAGTTTCTACATCTCCTACGGCTCTTGTCACCAACTGCCC
Encoded proteins:
- a CDS encoding FEKKY domain-containing protein encodes the protein MNFFKTASLLVIIASSISVSAQQNEPVILEVKKGNDKKNVSNEKAKYFVQFGIMSRNHDSFKQKYGVHIVYENCVITSFMSEKAKKNNQEVAQYLTKKYGESWKKDLEIIPYGL
- a CDS encoding ABC transporter ATP-binding protein, which translates into the protein MKKQDTWAIVKRLFFIGMKFRSWFIVTLIISIILSVVSTYRPYLTMQIVDNDITKLKDKALMMKHIYALVGLVFAETILNFFLVYFSNYISQNVIRDIRERLYSKLIYFRTAFFDKTPLGQLVTRAVGDVETIATVYTDGFLMVFGDVLRIIFVLFMMFQVDVHLSYISLAILPLMVVITRFFQKKLKKAFGDERTWTSNQNSFVQERLAGMPIIQVFNRQKAEFKKFDEINITLKSALLRTVFIFSLFFPVVELISSLFIGFVLFYGGYITISAGVVIAFIQFISMLIRPLRQIADRFNNIQRGIVGAERVLGVMDEDYEMPNTGTVKKDHFDGKIEFKDVRFAYDEKQEVLKGIDFKVNPGETVAIVGATGAGKSTIISLITRLYDINSGEIYIDDVELKDYELYNLRSHIGVVLQDVFLFHGSIYENLAFGDDEVTLEKIKAGAREIEVDDFIESLPGGYEFVVSERGSSISLGQRQLLSFLRAYLSNPKILILDEATSSIDHESEKLIQRATEKITKNRTSIIIAHRLSTIEKADKIIVMEHGKIVEEGKHLELLNKNGYYATLYKAQLRHEVEVEEKQSL